Below is a genomic region from Zea mays cultivar B73 chromosome 9, Zm-B73-REFERENCE-NAM-5.0, whole genome shotgun sequence.
TTAAGCTTTTATTTGAATTTCCGAGTAAAAAAAGGGAAGAAATGAAAATATCTTCACATATTTTTTCAGCCGCCTCTATCCTATCTGCTGTCGCCGCCCTTTCCCCTGATTTTTTCACGCGCATGAGCCGTGGCCTTATCTTGTGGCCGCGCTTCCTTTTTCCTCGCACAGCCAGACACCGCTCGGCTCTCTGGTGCCCAGCCGAGCTCCCCATGGTGCGCCCTCCCTGCATCCATGGCCACTGCACAGCTCCCTGCTCATCCCTCCTCCAGCCGTGCGCATCCAGATTCTCCTCCACGCACCCCTACTTCCATGCTGgcgaactctctctctctccggcgtcgcgcccctccccctcccctctgcTCGCTCGCGCCCGGCCGGAGCTCCCTGGCTCACCGGTGTTTCTCCCTGTGCGCCGCGGCTTCCCTTTCCCCGAGCTCCCTCAGCCATGGCGCGCCCCTCTCCCTGAGTTCCTTCCCTAGCCGCGCGCTCTGGAGCACCCCTGCGCGCAGGGGCGGGCCCCACTAAATTCAATGGTATTCAAGTGAAGAGTTTTTTTTGCTATTATAGTACTCTTATTAACATGTTTCTTTCTTATGGTACTCTAAATATAACCTTCTCTATAATAGTATTTATAAGTGTTATTGCTCTCTAAAATAGTATTCTAACCTGTTTTCTAATTATTTCCTTTTCCTCACCTAATAATCTGACCGTATTGCCCCCGGTTCCCAATTTGCATCTGTTGGTTCGTTTCTTCAGAGAGTACTGTCCGGTTTGTTCACAGAATAAGAGCAGATCCCTGCACGCCAAATCAAGCAGCGGTGAGAACCCTGCGAGCaacctgaacatgaggcagatctCTTGCAAGCAATCTGAGAAGCCTCTGTATCCAGCAGAGTACTGTCCGATATAAAGAGAAAAATGACCCAAGAGCAATGCTAATGCTAAAACTACTTGGCCTCATGCCTCTGTACCCAGCAGAATAAACGTAATTGGCCTCATGCCTCTGTAAAAGGAGAAAGAATGAACCTGACAATGTACAATATCCTTTCAAATTATCATTTCAAAGGAGAAAGAATGACCCCATAGAAAACAATGGCTTACAGTTCCAAGACATCTGCATATGTAAAAGACAATTTCACTAACAGTTTATTGCTGCACTAACATCTTTCTCTAAGTGTCTTTAAAAAGTCAATTTCACAACTTTCTCTTCGCCTTTCTTGGAGTCATCTTTCTTGGAGCTGTTGTCGTAGTCTCTAAAGCCTGCGAAGAAGAAGCCTCATGTGTTGTCACCTCTCCCATCAAAATTCCAAGACGTCTGCATATGTAACCATATATTTATCAAAATTCACTTGTTTTCAACACAATGTATGCATGGTGACAAACATGAAATATGTACCTTCTTGTCATTATTCCAGGACTCTCTTGCATTAGTTGTTCTCTTGTAGTTTCTGCTCTCTCCGGCGTAGACTCTTTAGGAAACCATTCTTTGGTACTATTTTTCCTTGGCTTTCTTGGCCTAACGTAAACAAACATGAGAATGTAAACAAtatgagaaagaaagaaacatGAGAATGAATTAGAAAATTTAAAGCTTGCCTTTTCTTAGTTCCGTTGAGTGGGCACTTGTAACTGGCTTTCCTGTGTCCTAACTCTCCACAATTGGGACACCGCACTTTGCCTCTAATCATTTTTTTAGTCTTCTCATTCTCATTTTCAGCAAACTTTTTAGTACATTTAGACCCACCACTTCCACCTTCAAGGCAACTTTTGATCCTATTTTTTGTTGCCTTCCAACTCCCCTTTTACTAAGTGGTGCACCAACCTCAAATGCCAAATCCACCTTGGGCCACTTTTCCTTGCTTGGGAGTTGTTCTATTTGTCTAGCATATGCCTTCCTAAACTTCTCCACAGAGTAGTAATCATGAACGAAGTCCTCCATCCTCACATTTCTAATTTGTCGGGCTGTTATCAATGACAAAGCATGCTGGCAAGGCTTGCCAGTGTGTTGCCACTCGCAACAGGAGCACTCATGCAAATATGCTTTAACCACAAACCTACGGTTGAAATTGTCCCACACCTCAGCAGCATAGTTATCACCTTTGATAACAGTTAAATGTCCCAGACCTCTAGTTCTAGCATTCAAGATTTGTATGACCGCTGGTAATATCCTTCCATACAATCTTTCCCCAATTTTTCTCCTCTTGTAAGAGAGAATCATAATCATCTCCCTTATCTTGTCAGCCAACTCAACAACAGGCAAGTCCTTTATATCTTTGATCCAATTGTTAAAAACTTCAGCCACATTGCTTGTCACATAATCACACTTGATGTCAGGATCAAAGTCTGACCTCTGCCACTTAAGCTTATGATGTGTTTCCAACCAGCTCTTAGCACTAGAGAGCGCCGCATAAACTATAGCCATGTGGCTCTCATAAACATGTTTGTCATATGCCCTAGCTGCTGGCCACATGTGTCCACTGCTGTCACCCGAATATCTCTTAACAAAATTCTGCATCAGATGCCTAAAGCATTCTCTTCTATCGACTTCTGGAAACACATCACGCACTGCATTTAGCAATCCTTTGCAAGCATCTGAACAAATAGCAAGTTTTGGAAGATCTCCCACAACCTTATGTAGCTGAGCCATCCACCATTTCCAATTATCTTCTGTCTCTGAGTCCATAAATCCATATGCAAGTGGGTACATCCAATTATGACCATCCACACCAATTGCAGCAGCTAAATGACCATTCCACCTGCCATTTAGTGCAGTTGCATCAACACCAAGCCATGGTCTACAACCCGTCCGAAAACCTTCAATAGAAGGACCAAGTGCACAAAAAAACGATGGAAATAAGCCTTGCCCTTAACCACCTTGCATTCAATTTCAATAACACTATCTGGCATTCTCTTCATGACCTCTGCCCTCCAATTGTATAACAGCTGAAAACTCTCTTCCCATGAACCATATAATTCATCCAAAGCCTTCTCTTTTCCTTTCCAGACCGTGTCATAGCCAATTGTGCACTTGTGCTCATCTTGCAACCTAACCTGTAGCTCCTTAGTACCCATATGAGGATATTTTCTGAGTATAGAAACTGCCTTGGAGGCAACCCACTTACACGAAGGTGTAGTTGTCCTTCTCCTACTGCTAGATGTACACGTGTGTACATCATTCAACACTGTGACCTGCATATGCAACATAACAAATTGCATGAGGCAAATATGTACAAAAAATACAATTCAAATACACTTGTATGTTGTGTTAGGAGTTCGTACCACAACAGACACTTCACCCTCCTTCTTGAACCCAACAATAGACCATGGACATCCATCACCCTTGCAGTACCCTCTGTATTTGGACTTGTTGGTCGCCTCAATACCCAACTCGAATTCTTTATTTATGGCATATTGTCTAACAGCCAATCTAAAATCCTTCATATTAGGATATCTGGTTCCTACCTCCATAGATGGATTATTCATATCATGCTCAGTCATTGACATCTCCGGAATATTATCAACAACCGGAATAAGTGCACCTTCATCACCTTGTATCGGTGGAATTCCATAACCACTTTCTCCATCAGCACTAGAATTCGGGACAGCATCATTTTGCATATTAATTTCTTCCTCCATCTCATCTTCATGTCTGAAACCTAAAAGTTCATAAACTTGTGCTTCGTCACAAAGTTCTATGTGTCCTTCATCCTCTCTTTCTTCTTGAATTGCTATTGAATCCCAATCCACTAAAGGAGGTGGCTCCTCTATAAATGGAATTGATGGCTCTACTCTTGGATATGAATTAGTAGATGGAATCGGCGGTGGTACCAATGCTAGTTCAAACCTATTCATGCCAAAAACAGATAGTAGATAAGTTATAATTTGTTAGTTTGTTCCTAATGGATCTAAAATCAGCACAATATAACAAATGTGTACCTTCTATTTTCCTCATCGATGGTCCCAAATGATTTATCTCCATCCATAGGCACTGTCGCTGTGGCTATCCCAATAAGTCTCGGGTATTATTTCACCTACAAGG
It encodes:
- the LOC103637836 gene encoding uncharacterized protein, whose translation is MYPLAYGFMDSETEDNWKWWMAQLHKVVGDLPKLAICSDACKGLLNAVRDVFPEVDRRECFRHLMQNFVKRYSGDSSGHMWPAARAYDKHVYESHMAIVYAALSSAKSWLETHHKLKWQRSDFDPDIKCDYVTSNVAEVFNNWIKDIKDLPVVELADKIREMIMILSYKRRKIGERLYGRILPAVIQILNARTRGLGHLTVIKGDNYAAEVWDNFNRRFVVKAYLHECSCCEWQHTGKPCQHALSLITARQIRNVRMEDFVHDYYSVEKFRKAYARQIEQLPSKEKWPKVDLAFEVGAPLSKRGVGRQQKIGSKVALKVEVVGLNVLKSLLKMRMRRLKK
- the LOC109942421 gene encoding uncharacterized protein; amino-acid sequence: MDGDKSFGTIDEENRRFELALVPPPIPSTNSYPRVEPSIPFIEEPPPLVDWDSIAIQEEREDEGHIELCDEAQVYELLGFRHEDEMEEEINMQNDAVPNSSADGESGYGIPPIQGDEGALIPVVDNIPEMSMTEHDMNNPSMEVGTRYPNMKDFRLAVRQYAINKEFELGIEATNKSKYRGYCKGDGCPWSIVGFKKEGEVSVVVTVLNDVHTCTSSSRRRTTTPSCKWVASKAVSILRKYPHMGTKELQVRLQDEHKCTIGYDTVWKGKEKALDELYGSWEESFQLLYNWRAEVMKRMPDSVIEIECKVVKGKAYFHRFFVHLVLLLKVFGRVVDHGLVLMQLH